The genomic DNA ATAACTCTTGTGCAGATTTTGTATCAACTTTGGTTAAATCTCCGTTTATAGTACGGAAGTCCTTTCCATCAGTCCCTTTTGCAAAGTTTTTTGGAACGAGGCCAAAGGTTGGTGTAGAGCCATCATTTAATAACGTATTTACAAAGGATTTTCGATCAATTGTTTGGTCAATTGCTTGGCGTGCAGAAACGTTTTGAAGTACTTTGTTTTGTTGATTCATACGTAAAAATTGTACGCCTACGTTCGGGCGTTCTTTAAAGTTCGCATCCTTTTTATATTTATCAACGAAGTCAGATGTTAATTTTATACGGTCTAATTGTTTTGATTCGAATAAATTTACTTCTGTTGATTTTTCTTTTACTACGTTAAAATTGATTTCTTCTAGTTTGACAGTATCTTTATCCCAATAGGTAGGGTTTTTCTTGAATTTAAAGCTTTGTTCGTGCTTCCAATCGCTTAGTGTAAAAGCTCCATTGTACAAGATTGTATTATCTTCTAAAGCGTACTTATCACCTTGTGCTTTAAAGAATTCCTCGTTAATTGGTAGAAATGTTGGGAACGCTGTTAAACTAATAAAATATGGAACAGGACGCTCTAATTCTACCTCAAACGTATGGTCATCAACTGCTTTTACACCAAGTTGGTCGGCTGGAAGTTCTTTGTTGTTAATTTTTGTTGCGTTTTTAATATCAAAGAATAAAAATGCATATTCAGAGGCTGTTGCTGGATCGACAGCTCTTTGCCAAGCGAAGACAAAATCTTTCGCTGTAACAGGAGTGCCGTTTGACCATTTTGAATCTCGTAAATGGAATGTGTATTTCGTTTTATCGCCACTTACTTCATGAGATTTTGCAACACCAGGGACAGGTTTGTTACCTTCACCAAGATTATACAAACCTTCAAATACGTTTCTCATTACTTGACCAGAATCAGTATCTGTAGCACGAGCTGTATCCATTGTTCGTATTTCAGTAGGTGAAGATAAGTTTAAAACCTGTTTACTAGGTGCCTCGTCTTTTGCATTTGCTCCACTTGCTTCGTTTTTATAACTACCGCAACCAGTTAATAAAATACTTACTCCTACAACTGATGCAATACCGGGTACAAACTTCTTTTTCATTTGATTTTCCTCCTAAATAATTAAGTTTGGATGATGATGAGGGAAATGAAAAATAAAAATCCCTCTTTTCGTATTGAGAAAGAGGGATTTTTACGTACAAGTTATGCACCCGTATATAAACGAAGTCCCTCATTCTATCTTTCAAGCCATAAAGCTTGCAGGAAGTGGCACAGTATTCAAAATGAACCTGTTGCCGAGGTTTCAAAGGGCCAGTCCCTCCACCTCTCTTGATACAATGAGTAAACAAATAAACTTTATTAAATTTTGTGTTTCTTTGATAATTCAAAATCTTACACCTTGGATGATGAAGTGTCAACCGAATGAAATATAGTTTAAATTTTCAGTTTTCTTTAACGGAAAAACCACTGCATATGGCAGTGGTTTTTCTACTAGAAGTTAAAGTTATCTGGATCTGGACCAACGCGACGATCTTCATTTAAAGCTTGAATTGCTTTCATATCATCAGCACTTAATTCAAAGTCGAAGATGTTTGCATTTTCAATAATGCGATGTTCTTTAATAGATTTAGGGATTGTTACAACTTCGTTTTGTAAATCCCAGCGTAAAATAATTTGCGCAGTTGATTTATTATATTTTGTCGCAATTTCTTGTAAAACTGGGTTATCTAGTAGTTGGCCTTGCATTAATGGTGACCAAGCTTCAAGCTGGATATTATGTTCTTTACAGAAAGCGTGTAACTCTTCTTGTGCTAAACGTGGGTGGTATTCCACTTGGTTGACCGTTGGCTTAATTTCAGCAATTTCAAATACGTCTTGTAAGTGGTGAATGTGGAAATTACTCACACCGATAGCACGAACACGACCATCTTTATAAAGCTTTTCTAATGCTTTCCATGATTCAGTATATTTCCCTTTTACAGGCCAATGTACTAAATATAAATCTAAATATTCTAGACCTAATTTTTCTAATGTAGTTTCAAATGCTTGAAGTGTTGTTTCATATCCTTGATCGCTATTCCATACTTTTGATGTAATAAATAATTCTTCACGTGAAACACCTGATTCACGAATCGCTTGTCCAACGCCTTCTTCATTTTGATAGATTGCTGCAGTATCGATGCTGCGGTAGCCATTTTTAATTGCTGCTTTTACAGAATCAATTACCTCTGAACCATCTTCTACTTTAAAAACACCTAAACCGAACCAAGGCATTTTTACTCCGTTATGTAATGTTGTATAGTCTTTTAAACTTGTTAAACTCATATTATTTCCCCCTAGCTTTTTTGTTTGTTGCTTCTACTGCTTTTTGAATTGCCTCTGAAAAATTATACTCATATAAAGTTTTGAGACCTTCAGCTGTGGAACCACCTGGCGTTGTTACTTGTTCGCGGAGGTTAGCCGGATCTTGCGTTTGTTCAAGCATAGAAGCGGAGCCAGAAATCATTTGAATGACAAGGTGTTTTGCGGTTGCTTCATCGACTCCATAACTTTTTGTTGCTTCAATTAAGCTTTCAGCAAAGTAATAAAGGAAGGCTGGTGCACTTCCAGTAACTGCAGTAAGCTGATGAATTTCTTCCTCAGTGCAGAGTTGCGAAGTACCAATGCCTTTTAAAAGTAGTTGCAGGGTTTCTTGATGCATCTCATTTACTGATTGTCCCATTGTATATAAGGAGATAGACTTTCCAATTTCAGCAGCTGTATTTGGCATAATCCAAGCAACAGGCGTTCCTTGGGGAAGTCTTTCTTCTAAATAAGATGGTCCAATGCCAGCAGCTACCGTTACGACAAGTTGGTTCGATAGTAACGGAGATAACTCTGCTAATAATTCTTCATGTGCAGCAGGCGGCATTGCTAAAACAATCGTATCAACAGATGTAACATGTTGCTTCCAATCTGTTGTAATAGACACATTATATCGCCCTTGTAATTGTTCTAGCTTTTCTACATTGCTTCGGTTAGAAACGATAATTTCTTCGATATATTCTTTGCTTGTTTTAAGTAATCCGGAAAATATAGCTTCTGCCATACGACCAGCACCAATAAATAGAATTCGATGTTTGTTAAGCATATCCTTTATTCCTTTCCAGTAGAGATATGTTATAAAAAACGATACCATCTTTAAGAGAATTTTGTAAAAAGAAAAGACTTATTGTGAAAAGAATGAAATTGGAGGGAGGAGGGGGATGCAAATAAGGTTGTAAAGATTATTATATTTAAAAAATAGTTGTAATAAAAAACCCCTGAAGCAGTTATGCTTCAGGGGTTAATAGATTATAAGTTTATGCTTTTGTTAAACCAAGTAATACAGCGCCGCCGATAATTAAAACACTACCTAGTGCAATAAAGATCAATTGACGTTTTGTTTTCTTTTCACCTAAGAAGACAATCGCACCGAATGTTGAGATAACGATTCCAGTTTGAGATAATGGGAAGCTTGTTGCTACTCCAACACGTGGTAATGAAAGAAGTAAGAATAAGTTTCCTGTTCCCCATAGTAAACCAGATAAAGCATTACGGATTGCATATTTGTTAAATGGCTTATGTTTAGATGTCAGTACAACCGCACCAACAAACATACCAACTGCTTGTGGTAAAATAGCAGACCAACCATCGATATTATACCAACGAATGATAATTACATATACAAGATAGCCGAAAGTAGAAACAATTAAAGTAAGAAGTCCTTTTTTCAATTGTCCTGGTGGTTGTGCATTTTCTTTGTCGTCTAGTGATGTGAATACAACACCGACTACGATTAATAGGATTGCAATCGTTCCCATAATGATTGTTGTAGTAGTAGTCCACTCACGGAAAGCGATAACCCCAAAGATAGAAGTTGCAACAAGTTGCATACCAGTAGAAATCGTTACAGTAGTAGAAACACCTAACTTTTCAACTGTTTTTAATTGGTTTACTTGTCCTAAAGCCCAGAATAAACCTGAAATAAAACCAACAATCAAGATTGTCATTGTTAAAGCCGGTTGAGTAAATACATACATAATTGTTGCGAAGAATAGAGCACCGATTGTCATACCTACCGTTTGGCTATATGCACCACCGCCCATTTTTACGCTTACTAATAAGATGTTTCCCCATGCAATTGCAGGAAGAAGCGCTAATAAAATGTCCATTACAAGACTCCCTTCAGTTTGCTATACCAATATAATTACATATCGTTCTAACGATCGGTAATGCCCCACTAATAGAGTAGAAGATTACCGATCGCTAAAACAGGATGAAGAATTCACGATATAAATGCGTTTTCATTTCTTCAATTTTTGAAACACCTCCATATAATAACAGGAAATTGCCTATTTTAGAAAGTAAATTCAAATAGAATGTATATTTAAATAAAAGGTAAAATTCAGTTATTTCCCGATGGCATATTTTATTTCCTAAGAAATAAAGAAGCAGCTTCGAAAAAAGCTGCTTTAAGATTTAGTAATTCTTTTATTAATAAGTTGAATACATAGCAGAAATACGAGAGACATACTAATAGTGATAACTACAAGTGTCCAGGCGAGTTGCATATTACTTGCATCAATGGCCATGTAAATGGCAGTTGGGATTGTCTGTGTTTTTCCAGGGATGTTCCCAGCAAACATGAGTGTAGCACCAAATTCTCCTAGTGCACGAACAAAGCTCAAAATCATTCCGCTTAGTAAGGCGGGAAATGCAAGAGGAAGTGTAACGTGCAGAAAAACTTGAGATTCACTTGCACCAAGGTCACGAGCACTTTCTTCAATTTGTACATTTGCGATAGAAAATCCTGTCTTTGCTGATTGGTACATAAGCGGAAATGCAACAACTGTGGAAGCGATGACCGCAGCAGTAGATGTGAACATAATAGACTGCTGAAACAATGATTCTACCCACATACCAATGGGACTATTATTTCCAAAAATGATAATGAGAAAAAAGCCGATTACAGTTGGTGGAAGTACCATTGGCAATAAGAAAATAGTTTCTAATATTACTTTGTATCTCCATGAGGAGCGTGCCAATGCCCGTCCGATAATCGTCCCTAAAATTGTAACGAGAATAGTGGCACATGCAGCTACTCGTAAAGATAGAAAAATCGGTGACACAATAGCATCAAAATCAAAGCTCATGGCAATTATGATAGGACTGTAAATCCATATTTCTTAAAGATAGATTGTGCATCTTTTGACTGCAAATATTCATAAAATGAAGTCGCCTCTTTCTTGTGCTTAGATTCTTTTATAACACCTAAAGGATAGTGAATTGGATCATGAGAAGTAGCTGCTGCTGTCTCGCCAATCTTTACTTTGTCTGAAATAAGAGTATCTGTTTTGTATACAATACCAGCATCAACATTACCTGTTTCTACATATGTTAACACTTGGCGAACATCTTTTGTAAATACGATTTTATTTTGAATGTCATTCCAAAGATTTTCATGTGTGAGAGAAGCCTTTGCGTATTTTCCCGCAGGTACAGATTCAGGTGTACCAAGTGCGATTTTCTTAATCTTTTTATCTTTTAAATCTTGAATTTTTGTAAGAGAACTATCTTTTGGGACGACTAGAACGAGCTCATTTCCAAGAAGATTTTTCCCATCTTTTTCATTAATGAATCCTTTTTTAACAAGAGTTTGGAATTTATCTTCTGCTGCTGAGAAGAATAAATCAGCAGGTGCACCTTGTTCAATTTGTTGTTGAAGTGCACCAGAAGCACCAAAGTTAAAAGAAAGTTTAATATTAGGTTCTTTTTCTTTATATTTTGTTTCAATTTCTTTTAGCGCATCTTGTAAGCTTGCAGCTGCTGATATAGTAAGTTCAACTGCCTTTCCTTCTTTAGCAGTTGATTTCTCTTTCTTATCTCCGCTTGTACATGCAACGCTAAATATAAGAAGAAAAGAAAGGATAAGTGCCCCGATGGATCGTAATGTAAACTTATTCATAAAAAAATCCCCTTTCGTTTTGACATAATTAATTATAACTAAATATAACTAATTATAACTAATTATAATTGAATATAATTTGAACGATGTAGTTGTTTTTAAAATATAGGAGAAATATTCTTTTCTTTGTTACAATGAAGAAAGAAAGTGAGGAATCGTCTATGGATCATCATTCCTACACAACGGAAGAAGTAGCAAAGCGATTAAAAGTATCAAAACTAACTGTATACGACTTAATTAAAAAAGGGGAACTTCCTTCTTATAGAGTTGGTAGACAGATGCGCATTGATGCAGCAGATTTAGAACAATATATTAAGCAAATGAAAACAGGTAAGGTACAAGTTACTCCTGTAAAGAATGACAGTAATAGTATCTCGAATACATGTATTATTAGCGGACAAGAACTAACGTTAGACATGTTGGCAAAACATATAGAAAATCGCCTGCCAAGTTCAAATATATTAAGAGCATATCAAGGTAGTTTAACGAGTTTAGTAAAGATGTACCAAGGAGAAGGAAGTATCGTTAGCTTGCATTTGTTTGATGGAGAAACGGATACATATAATGTTCCGTATGTAAAACGTATTTTAGTTGGACAACCATGTATTATGATTAATTTATTAGCAAGGAACGTTGGGTTTTATGTGCAAAAGGGGAATCCAAAAAATATAAA from Bacillus basilensis includes the following:
- the proC gene encoding pyrroline-5-carboxylate reductase, producing the protein MLNKHRILFIGAGRMAEAIFSGLLKTSKEYIEEIIVSNRSNVEKLEQLQGRYNVSITTDWKQHVTSVDTIVLAMPPAAHEELLAELSPLLSNQLVVTVAAGIGPSYLEERLPQGTPVAWIMPNTAAEIGKSISLYTMGQSVNEMHQETLQLLLKGIGTSQLCTEEEIHQLTAVTGSAPAFLYYFAESLIEATKSYGVDEATAKHLVIQMISGSASMLEQTQDPANLREQVTTPGGSTAEGLKTLYEYNFSEAIQKAVEATNKKARGK
- the modA gene encoding molybdate ABC transporter substrate-binding protein: MNKFTLRSIGALILSFLLIFSVACTSGDKKEKSTAKEGKAVELTISAAASLQDALKEIETKYKEKEPNIKLSFNFGASGALQQQIEQGAPADLFFSAAEDKFQTLVKKGFINEKDGKNLLGNELVLVVPKDSSLTKIQDLKDKKIKKIALGTPESVPAGKYAKASLTHENLWNDIQNKIVFTKDVRQVLTYVETGNVDAGIVYKTDTLISDKVKIGETAAATSHDPIHYPLGVIKESKHKKEATSFYEYLQSKDAQSIFKKYGFTVLS
- a CDS encoding substrate-binding domain-containing protein yields the protein MKKESEESSMDHHSYTTEEVAKRLKVSKLTVYDLIKKGELPSYRVGRQMRIDAADLEQYIKQMKTGKVQVTPVKNDSNSISNTCIISGQELTLDMLAKHIENRLPSSNILRAYQGSLTSLVKMYQGEGSIVSLHLFDGETDTYNVPYVKRILVGQPCIMINLLARNVGFYVQKGNPKNIKTWADLSQSSIRFVNREKGSGIRVLVDEQLRIQKLNKERISGYEWEESNHLGVATQVANGKADVGVGSEKFSQIVNVDFIPIMKEQYDLVILKNKENEELIEVVKDILQSEEFHNELKAIGGYDMTKTGQIIYETN
- a CDS encoding aldo/keto reductase — translated: MSLTSLKDYTTLHNGVKMPWFGLGVFKVEDGSEVIDSVKAAIKNGYRSIDTAAIYQNEEGVGQAIRESGVSREELFITSKVWNSDQGYETTLQAFETTLEKLGLEYLDLYLVHWPVKGKYTESWKALEKLYKDGRVRAIGVSNFHIHHLQDVFEIAEIKPTVNQVEYHPRLAQEELHAFCKEHNIQLEAWSPLMQGQLLDNPVLQEIATKYNKSTAQIILRWDLQNEVVTIPKSIKEHRIIENANIFDFELSADDMKAIQALNEDRRVGPDPDNFNF
- a CDS encoding peptide ABC transporter substrate-binding protein, translating into MKKKFVPGIASVVGVSILLTGCGSYKNEASGANAKDEAPSKQVLNLSSPTEIRTMDTARATDTDSGQVMRNVFEGLYNLGEGNKPVPGVAKSHEVSGDKTKYTFHLRDSKWSNGTPVTAKDFVFAWQRAVDPATASEYAFLFFDIKNATKINNKELPADQLGVKAVDDHTFEVELERPVPYFISLTAFPTFLPINEEFFKAQGDKYALEDNTILYNGAFTLSDWKHEQSFKFKKNPTYWDKDTVKLEEINFNVVKEKSTEVNLFESKQLDRIKLTSDFVDKYKKDANFKERPNVGVQFLRMNQQNKVLQNVSARQAIDQTIDRKSFVNTLLNDGSTPTFGLVPKNFAKGTDGKDFRTINGDLTKVDTKSAQELWKKAKQELGSEKITLELLTSDADLDKKTGEFLKGQLEKNLDGLTVNVKPQPRKQQVSLLLKGDYEIGIDGWSPDFADPITFLELFTTNNPYNLDHYSNKEFDETIEKVKTTLAGDEKARWEALLASEKILFKDSVIAPLYQKGESYLERSYVKGIVQVEFAGQLNFKWAQIEK
- a CDS encoding GRP family sugar transporter, with product MDILLALLPAIAWGNILLVSVKMGGGAYSQTVGMTIGALFFATIMYVFTQPALTMTILIVGFISGLFWALGQVNQLKTVEKLGVSTTVTISTGMQLVATSIFGVIAFREWTTTTTIIMGTIAILLIVVGVVFTSLDDKENAQPPGQLKKGLLTLIVSTFGYLVYVIIIRWYNIDGWSAILPQAVGMFVGAVVLTSKHKPFNKYAIRNALSGLLWGTGNLFLLLSLPRVGVATSFPLSQTGIVISTFGAIVFLGEKKTKRQLIFIALGSVLIIGGAVLLGLTKA
- the modB gene encoding molybdate ABC transporter permease subunit, coding for MSFDFDAIVSPIFLSLRVAACATILVTILGTIIGRALARSSWRYKVILETIFLLPMVLPPTVIGFFLIIIFGNNSPIGMWVESLFQQSIMFTSTAAVIASTVVAFPLMYQSAKTGFSIANVQIEESARDLGASESQVFLHVTLPLAFPALLSGMILSFVRALGEFGATLMFAGNIPGKTQTIPTAIYMAIDASNMQLAWTLVVITISMSLVFLLCIQLINKRITKS